The following coding sequences lie in one Vibrio algicola genomic window:
- a CDS encoding phage tail assembly protein, with amino-acid sequence MTKAKYPVLKKDIKLAYPVALANKTVETLSMRRPTVRELLLMEKHQGDDLEKDLYMMGLLCEVDDALLHQLDAMDFIKLQECYKGFFMPEKESEISSED; translated from the coding sequence ATGACAAAAGCAAAATACCCAGTATTAAAAAAAGACATTAAATTAGCATACCCAGTTGCTCTAGCGAATAAGACTGTTGAAACGTTATCAATGCGCCGACCAACCGTGCGTGAATTATTGTTAATGGAAAAACACCAAGGCGATGACTTAGAAAAAGATCTCTACATGATGGGACTTTTGTGTGAAGTGGATGATGCCTTGCTACATCAATTAGACGCAATGGATTTCATCAAATTGCAGGAATGCTACAAAGGTTTTTTTATGCCAGAGAAAGAGAGCGAAATATCCAGCGAGGACTAA
- a CDS encoding phage tail tape measure protein encodes MATTQNLKAVVTLGGAVDGSFKSVTGALNKQLGSATKSVKTLEREQAKLNKEIKKSKLAGANVEFLTNKYDRLGKELDEARRKQKQLASVSNFGGKLKSAAVGITAVGATVVATSTAVVGSLFAITKAQAETMDGSKKLADSIGLPIETLQGYQYAAERSGVTTEQLNGAVEKMTRRTANFAQTAGGPAKKALEALGLAQEDLANLSTADKMDLLADRLNGVENAAYRNQVAFEIFGLKGTAMTNMLKDGSKGLKQYKEEADRLGWVLNKGAHEGAESFDDALLDTQLTIKGITRVVSAQLMPVFTNMMKKFTSWASENRETINGWAKSFGEWATEAIPKAVTALESFGKGIKTVSGFISSSVDMLGGWKNILTIIGSLMAAKVVVGISSFVTAGYKMIQMLKAATTVQAGLNVVMAANPIGLVVAAVGALIYAGYQLYTNWDSVTQWFKGTLNWFSTEFPATFNVIKTLFDWSPLGMVVNNWEPIKDFFSDLWGSIGSMFDSGLQKITAVWDTAKNLAGKLKFWGDDENSDNPQASPSSYAQGNNTALPTSRYGAALQGAQYANRSGNQTTIGTIQVNAAPGQSPQEVAQAVHKKMTGYENSLLSDIPQ; translated from the coding sequence ATGGCAACAACTCAAAATCTTAAAGCGGTTGTTACACTAGGCGGCGCAGTTGATGGCTCGTTTAAAAGTGTGACCGGGGCACTTAATAAGCAACTAGGCTCAGCTACAAAATCAGTTAAAACGTTAGAGCGTGAACAGGCCAAGCTCAATAAAGAGATTAAGAAATCTAAATTGGCTGGGGCGAATGTTGAGTTTTTAACCAATAAATATGATCGTCTAGGTAAAGAGCTAGATGAAGCTCGTCGTAAACAAAAACAACTTGCCTCGGTTTCAAATTTTGGTGGAAAGTTAAAAAGTGCCGCGGTTGGTATTACTGCAGTTGGTGCAACTGTTGTGGCTACCTCGACCGCCGTCGTTGGTTCATTATTTGCGATCACGAAAGCACAAGCTGAAACCATGGACGGCTCAAAAAAGCTGGCAGACAGCATTGGCTTGCCCATTGAAACACTCCAAGGCTATCAGTATGCGGCAGAGCGTTCTGGTGTAACAACGGAGCAGCTTAATGGCGCCGTTGAGAAAATGACCCGTCGTACCGCTAATTTTGCACAAACGGCTGGTGGCCCTGCAAAAAAAGCACTTGAAGCATTAGGGCTAGCGCAAGAGGACTTAGCCAATTTATCGACCGCCGATAAAATGGATTTATTAGCCGATAGATTAAATGGTGTAGAAAATGCCGCATATCGTAACCAAGTAGCCTTTGAGATCTTTGGTCTTAAAGGTACCGCTATGACCAATATGCTAAAGGATGGGTCTAAAGGGTTAAAGCAATATAAAGAAGAAGCAGATCGACTCGGTTGGGTATTAAATAAAGGTGCACATGAAGGTGCCGAAAGTTTTGATGATGCGCTGCTAGATACACAATTAACGATCAAAGGTATTACGCGAGTTGTATCGGCTCAGTTAATGCCAGTTTTCACCAATATGATGAAAAAATTTACATCATGGGCGAGTGAAAATAGAGAAACAATAAATGGTTGGGCTAAAAGTTTTGGTGAATGGGCCACAGAAGCGATCCCCAAAGCAGTAACAGCATTAGAATCCTTTGGCAAAGGGATAAAAACAGTCTCTGGTTTTATTTCTAGCTCGGTGGATATGCTGGGTGGCTGGAAGAATATACTTACTATTATTGGCTCATTAATGGCGGCAAAAGTCGTTGTTGGTATTAGTAGTTTTGTCACTGCTGGTTATAAAATGATTCAAATGCTTAAAGCCGCGACAACTGTTCAAGCTGGTTTAAATGTGGTTATGGCTGCCAACCCAATAGGTTTAGTTGTTGCTGCTGTCGGTGCGTTGATCTATGCAGGTTACCAACTTTATACAAACTGGGATTCTGTTACACAATGGTTTAAAGGGACGTTAAATTGGTTTAGCACCGAATTTCCGGCAACCTTTAATGTTATAAAAACTCTATTTGATTGGTCTCCGTTGGGTATGGTTGTCAATAATTGGGAGCCAATAAAGGATTTTTTTAGTGACTTATGGGGCTCTATCGGATCGATGTTTGACTCAGGGTTACAAAAAATCACTGCAGTATGGGACACAGCTAAAAACCTAGCGGGTAAATTAAAGTTTTGGGGTGATGACGAAAACAGTGATAACCCACAAGCTTCACCTTCATCTTATGCCCAAGGCAACAACACCGCTTTACCCACTAGCCGATATGGCGCTGCATTACAGGGCGCTCAATATGCTAACCGTTCTGGTAATCAAACCACTATTGGTACCATCCAAGTAAATGCAGCACCAGGACAATCCCCGCAAGAAGTGGCGCAAGCCGTTCATAAGAAGATGACGGGTTAC